A single region of the Streptomyces virginiae genome encodes:
- a CDS encoding copper resistance CopC/CopD family protein — translation MTATAPAPSTARARVTAFLPRLALVLAALLAALFTAAAPATAHAALTASDPTDGAVVATAPAQVTLSFSEQVAMGDDSIRVLDPQGKRVDTGELRDMCSGNTVRYGTALHTGLPNGTYTVAWQAVSADSHPISGAFTFSIGAPSATDVSLPTAQAGGGPVGIAYGIARYAAYAGFTVLVGGAAFILLCWRRGAAERPLQKLVVRAWVTLTAATLAMLVLRTPYTGSGSFSDVFDLDGLRAVLETKTGASLVSRLLLLGAAALFVAVLFGVYARRVASLGPDEAGRSDGADGADESDPADEAEGPDDTSDLTFGLAIGGAVVAGGIAATWALSEHASTGIQPGIAMPADILHLMAVAMWLGGLAALLVALHKVPGIERAAVRRFSRVAFVSVLVLAVTGVYQSWRQLGSWSALTGTEYGQLLLLKVGLVAVLLGIAYVSRRWTTRLAEAPTDAEAAVASVPAVAAVGQGSDDVSRETASGAVSEGSDVSRETEPVAVLADPERAAQLARQRAARESALEKRVRDADPDRAGLRRSVLAEAAIAVILLAVTTVLTSTEPGRTMEREAGRGSTATAVPDRAVKITLPFDTGGPNGKGSVRFELDPGRVGANTLHLWSESADGTPFDLPEIKVAFTLPAKDIGPLPLVPERAAPGHWTASGVQLPLTGEWRIDVTVRTSDIDQTTVQKTVKIG, via the coding sequence ATGACGGCCACCGCCCCCGCCCCCTCCACGGCCCGCGCCCGTGTCACGGCATTCCTGCCGCGGCTCGCGCTGGTCCTCGCAGCCCTGCTGGCAGCCCTGTTCACCGCGGCCGCACCGGCCACGGCGCACGCCGCACTCACCGCGAGCGACCCCACGGACGGGGCGGTGGTCGCCACGGCCCCCGCCCAGGTCACACTCTCCTTCTCGGAGCAGGTCGCCATGGGCGACGACTCGATCCGCGTCCTGGACCCCCAGGGCAAACGCGTGGACACCGGCGAGCTGCGGGACATGTGCAGCGGGAACACCGTCCGCTACGGCACCGCTCTGCACACCGGACTGCCGAACGGCACCTACACCGTCGCCTGGCAGGCCGTCTCGGCCGACAGTCATCCGATCTCCGGCGCCTTCACCTTCTCCATCGGCGCGCCCTCGGCCACCGATGTCTCCCTGCCCACCGCGCAGGCCGGCGGCGGACCCGTCGGTATCGCCTATGGGATCGCCCGCTACGCCGCCTACGCCGGATTCACCGTCCTCGTGGGCGGCGCCGCCTTCATCCTGTTGTGCTGGCGCCGGGGCGCCGCCGAACGGCCGCTGCAGAAGCTCGTCGTGCGTGCCTGGGTCACCCTGACCGCGGCCACTCTCGCCATGCTGGTGCTGCGGACCCCGTACACCGGGTCCGGGAGCTTCTCCGACGTGTTCGACCTCGACGGGCTCCGGGCCGTCCTGGAGACCAAGACCGGGGCCTCGCTCGTCTCCAGGCTGCTCCTGCTGGGGGCTGCCGCCCTGTTCGTCGCGGTCCTCTTCGGCGTCTACGCACGTCGCGTCGCGAGCCTCGGACCCGATGAGGCCGGCAGGTCCGACGGGGCCGATGGGGCCGATGAGTCGGATCCGGCCGATGAGGCCGAAGGGCCGGACGACACCAGCGATCTCACCTTCGGGTTGGCCATCGGCGGAGCCGTCGTGGCCGGCGGTATCGCCGCCACCTGGGCCCTCTCCGAGCACGCCTCCACCGGTATCCAGCCCGGTATCGCCATGCCCGCGGACATCCTGCATCTGATGGCTGTCGCCATGTGGCTCGGCGGTCTCGCCGCGCTGCTCGTCGCCCTCCACAAGGTCCCCGGGATCGAGCGCGCGGCCGTCCGGCGCTTCTCCCGGGTCGCGTTCGTCAGTGTCCTGGTGCTCGCCGTCACCGGCGTCTACCAGTCCTGGCGACAGCTCGGCAGCTGGTCCGCCCTCACCGGCACCGAGTACGGGCAGCTGCTGCTCCTCAAGGTCGGCCTGGTCGCCGTCCTCCTCGGCATCGCCTACGTGTCCCGCAGGTGGACGACGCGGCTCGCCGAGGCACCGACGGACGCCGAGGCCGCCGTCGCATCCGTCCCGGCTGTCGCGGCCGTCGGGCAGGGCTCCGACGATGTTTCACGTGAAACAGCCTCGGGTGCCGTCTCCGAAGGCTCTGATGTTTCACGTGAAACAGAGCCCGTGGCCGTCCTCGCGGACCCGGAGCGGGCCGCCCAGCTCGCCCGGCAGCGGGCCGCTCGCGAGAGCGCGCTGGAGAAGAGGGTGCGGGACGCCGACCCGGACCGCGCCGGCCTGCGTCGCTCCGTCCTCGCCGAAGCGGCCATCGCAGTGATCTTGCTCGCCGTCACCACCGTGCTCACCAGTACCGAGCCCGGGCGGACCATGGAGCGGGAGGCGGGCCGCGGTTCCACCGCCACCGCCGTCCCCGACCGCGCCGTCAAGATCACCCTGCCCTTCGACACCGGCGGCCCGAACGGCAAGGGGTCCGTCCGGTTCGAACTCGACCCGGGGCGGGTCGGCGCGAACACCCTGCACCTGTGGTCCGAATCCGCCGACGGCACTCCTTTCGACCTCCCCGAGATCAAGGTCGCCTTCACCCTTCCCGCCAAGGACATCGGCCCCCTGCCACTCGTCCCCGAGCGGGCCGCCCCCGGACACTGGACCGCGTCCGGCGTCCAGCTGCCGCTCACCGGTGAATGGCGCATCGACGTGACCGTCCGTACCTCCGACATCGACCAGACCACTGTCCAGAAGACTGTGAAGATCGGCTGA
- the efeB gene encoding iron uptake transporter deferrochelatase/peroxidase subunit, translating into MTETNPDIEISRRRLLGTVGAAGAVGIALGTTGGALAHSALDDSGSDSARGAAGSLASLGATQVAFDGDHQAGITTPLQAKGHLVAFDLTAGAGRTEAAALLRRWSNTARRLMAGEPAATSDSGIALDAGPSSLTVTFGFGHSFFERTGLTARRPAALDPLPDFSSDRLDAQRSNGDLWVQIGADDGLVAFHALRALQKDAGEAARVRWQMNGFNRSPGATGTPMTARNLMGQIDGTGNPKRSEPDFDKRIFVPGTGPGPAEHAWMAGGSYAVVRRIRMLLDDWDKQSLAQQEQVIGRTKATGAPLTGGGETTEMELDKIGPDGKPVIPANAHARISAPEQNGGAAMLRRPFSFHDGIGPDGAPDAGLLFVCWQADPLRGFVPVQRKLDRGDALSQFIRHESSGLYAVPPGPRSGEYVGQRLLEG; encoded by the coding sequence GTGACCGAGACCAACCCCGACATCGAGATCTCCCGGCGCAGGCTGCTGGGTACCGTCGGCGCCGCGGGCGCCGTCGGGATCGCCCTCGGCACCACAGGCGGCGCCTTGGCGCACTCCGCGCTGGACGACTCCGGCAGCGACTCCGCCCGCGGAGCGGCCGGCAGCCTGGCGTCCCTCGGCGCCACCCAGGTGGCGTTCGACGGCGACCACCAGGCCGGCATCACCACCCCGCTGCAGGCCAAGGGGCACCTCGTCGCCTTCGACCTCACCGCCGGGGCGGGCCGTACGGAGGCCGCCGCGCTGCTGCGGCGCTGGTCCAACACCGCCCGACGGTTGATGGCGGGCGAGCCGGCCGCGACCTCCGACAGCGGGATCGCGCTGGACGCGGGTCCGTCCTCCCTCACTGTCACCTTCGGCTTCGGCCACTCCTTCTTCGAGCGCACCGGCCTCACCGCACGCCGTCCCGCGGCCCTCGACCCGCTGCCGGACTTCTCTTCGGACCGGCTGGACGCCCAACGCAGCAACGGCGATCTGTGGGTCCAGATCGGCGCCGACGACGGCCTCGTCGCCTTCCACGCGCTGCGGGCCCTGCAGAAGGACGCCGGGGAGGCCGCCCGCGTCCGCTGGCAGATGAACGGCTTCAACCGCTCTCCCGGCGCCACCGGCACCCCGATGACCGCCCGCAACCTGATGGGCCAGATCGACGGCACCGGTAACCCGAAGCGGTCGGAGCCCGACTTCGACAAGCGGATCTTCGTGCCCGGCACCGGCCCCGGGCCCGCCGAGCACGCCTGGATGGCCGGCGGCTCGTACGCCGTCGTCCGGCGCATCCGCATGCTCCTCGACGACTGGGACAAGCAGTCCCTCGCGCAGCAGGAGCAGGTCATCGGGCGTACGAAGGCCACCGGCGCCCCGCTCACCGGCGGCGGCGAGACCACCGAAATGGAGCTCGACAAGATCGGTCCCGACGGGAAGCCCGTCATCCCGGCCAACGCGCACGCGCGGATCTCCGCCCCCGAGCAGAACGGCGGGGCCGCCATGCTGAGGCGGCCCTTCTCCTTCCACGACGGGATCGGCCCCGACGGCGCTCCCGACGCCGGGCTCCTCTTCGTCTGCTGGCAGGCCGATCCGCTGCGCGGGTTCGTACCCGTTCAGCGCAAGCTCGACCGCGGCGACGCGCTGTCGCAGTTCATCCGGCACGAGTCCAGCGGCCTGTACGCGGTTCCGCCCGGTCCCCGCAGCGGCGAGTACGTGGGGCAGCGGCTGCTCGAAGGATGA
- the pheA gene encoding prephenate dehydratase, protein MSATRFTYLGPEGTFTEAALRTLPEAATRELVPMVSVPAALDAVRNGEAAAALVPIENSVEGGVTATLDELASGEPLMIYREVLLPITFALLVRPGTALSDVKTVTGHPVAQPQVRNWLRANLPDAVWESAASNADGARLVQEGRFDAAFAGEFAAATYGLVPLVTEIHDAENAETRFVLVGRPARPAAPTGADKTSVVLWLGDDHPGALLELLQEFAVRGVNLMLIQSRPTGQGIGNYCFAVDAEGHISDRRVSEALMGLKRTCPQVRFLGSYPRAGVAQSDVRAPRPGTSDGDFTAASDWLGRCLDGRA, encoded by the coding sequence ATGTCAGCCACCCGCTTCACGTATCTCGGTCCCGAGGGCACCTTCACCGAGGCCGCCCTGCGCACCCTGCCGGAAGCCGCGACCCGGGAACTCGTCCCGATGGTGTCGGTCCCGGCCGCCCTGGACGCCGTGCGCAACGGCGAGGCGGCCGCTGCCCTCGTCCCGATCGAGAACTCGGTGGAGGGCGGGGTCACCGCCACCCTCGACGAGCTGGCCTCGGGCGAACCGCTGATGATCTACCGCGAGGTGTTGCTGCCCATCACCTTCGCGCTGCTCGTGCGGCCCGGAACCGCCCTGTCGGACGTCAAGACCGTCACCGGGCACCCGGTCGCCCAGCCGCAGGTACGGAACTGGCTGCGGGCGAACCTGCCCGACGCGGTCTGGGAGTCTGCCGCCTCGAACGCCGACGGCGCCCGGCTGGTCCAGGAGGGTCGGTTCGACGCCGCCTTCGCGGGTGAGTTCGCCGCGGCCACCTACGGACTCGTTCCGCTGGTGACCGAGATCCACGACGCGGAGAACGCCGAGACCCGGTTCGTCCTGGTCGGACGCCCCGCCCGGCCGGCCGCGCCGACCGGCGCGGACAAGACCTCCGTCGTGCTGTGGCTCGGCGACGACCATCCTGGTGCGCTGCTGGAACTCCTTCAGGAGTTCGCGGTCCGTGGGGTGAACCTGATGCTGATCCAGTCCCGTCCGACCGGGCAGGGGATCGGCAACTACTGCTTCGCCGTCGACGCCGAGGGGCACATCTCCGACCGGCGGGTCAGCGAGGCGCTCATGGGCCTCAAGCGGACCTGTCCCCAGGTCCGCTTCCTCGGTTCCTACCCCCGTGCCGGTGTCGCTCAGAGTGATGTCCGGGCTCCTCGGCCCGGGACCTCCGACGGTGACTTCACGGCCGCCTCCGACTGGCTGGGGCGTTGCCTCGACGGGCGGGCCTAG
- the serS gene encoding serine--tRNA ligase yields the protein MIDLRLLREDPDRVRASQRARGEDVELVDALLSADERRRSSGMRFDELRNEQRSLGKLIPKASPEERAELLKRAELLKQDVKAAEAEQNEADEAAKRLLLQLGNIVHEDVPVGGEEDFTVLETHGTIRDFGAEGFEPKDHLELGELLGAIDVERGAKVSGSRFYYLTGVGALLELALVNAAIAQATEAGFIPMLTPALVRPRAMEGTGFLGQAAENVYHLEKDDFYLVGTSEVPLAAYHMDEIIEAEKLPLRYAGFSPCFRREAGTYGKDTRGIFRVHQFDKVEMFSYVAPEEAEAEHQRLLEWEKQWLTALELPFQVIDVATGDLGSSASRKFDCEAWIPTQGKYRELTSASNCDSFQARRLSIRYRDGKKTQPLSTLNGTLCAVPRTIVAILENHQQPDGSVRVPQVLRPYLGGREVLEPITK from the coding sequence GTGATTGACCTCCGGCTGCTCCGTGAAGACCCTGACCGTGTCCGCGCCTCGCAGCGCGCCCGTGGAGAGGACGTCGAACTCGTCGACGCGCTGCTCTCCGCCGACGAGCGCCGCAGGTCCTCCGGCATGCGCTTCGACGAACTGCGCAATGAGCAGAGGTCCCTCGGCAAGCTCATCCCCAAGGCCTCCCCCGAGGAGCGGGCCGAGCTGCTCAAGCGGGCCGAGCTGCTCAAGCAGGACGTCAAGGCCGCCGAGGCCGAGCAGAACGAGGCCGACGAAGCCGCCAAGCGACTTCTCCTCCAGCTCGGCAACATCGTCCACGAGGACGTACCCGTGGGCGGCGAAGAGGACTTCACGGTCCTGGAGACGCACGGCACCATCCGCGACTTCGGCGCCGAGGGCTTCGAGCCCAAGGACCACCTGGAGCTCGGTGAGCTGCTGGGCGCCATCGACGTCGAGCGCGGCGCCAAGGTCTCCGGCTCGCGCTTCTACTACCTGACCGGTGTGGGCGCCCTGCTGGAGCTGGCGCTGGTCAACGCGGCCATCGCCCAGGCCACCGAGGCCGGCTTCATCCCGATGCTGACCCCGGCGCTGGTCCGCCCGCGCGCCATGGAGGGCACCGGCTTCCTCGGCCAGGCCGCGGAGAACGTGTACCACCTGGAGAAGGACGACTTCTACCTGGTCGGCACCTCCGAGGTCCCCCTCGCCGCGTACCACATGGACGAAATCATCGAGGCCGAGAAGCTGCCGCTGCGGTACGCCGGCTTCTCCCCGTGCTTCCGCCGTGAGGCCGGTACGTACGGCAAGGACACCCGCGGCATCTTCCGCGTCCACCAGTTCGACAAGGTCGAGATGTTCTCGTACGTCGCTCCGGAGGAGGCCGAGGCCGAGCACCAGCGACTCCTGGAATGGGAGAAGCAGTGGCTCACCGCTCTGGAGCTGCCGTTCCAGGTGATCGACGTCGCCACCGGTGACCTGGGCTCCTCCGCCTCGCGCAAGTTCGACTGCGAGGCGTGGATCCCCACGCAGGGCAAGTACCGCGAGCTGACCTCCGCCTCGAACTGCGACAGCTTCCAGGCCCGCCGCCTGTCGATCCGCTACCGCGACGGCAAGAAGACCCAGCCGCTGTCCACGCTGAACGGCACGCTGTGCGCCGTACCGCGCACGATCGTCGCCATCCTCGAGAACCACCAGCAGCCCGACGGTTCGGTACGGGTGCCGCAGGTGCTCCGTCCCTACCTCGGTGGTCGCGAGGTTCTGGAGCCGATCACCAAGTGA
- a CDS encoding HAD family hydrolase — MSPAPFPYKLVATDLDGTLLRGDDTVSERTREALAAATAAGAAHIIVTGRAVPWTRHVLDDLGYKGIAVCGQGAQVYDAGAHRLLTSVTLDRQLAGLALSKLEAEVGPLALAASRDGVDGEVLFGPGYQVQEGLPALYLEDAKALWAAPLNKLYIQHPELDDDALVKVARETVGSLVDIVMAGPGIVEILPLGLTKATGLSLAARRLKVKAAETIAFGDMPNDIPMFGWAAHGVAMANAHAELKAVADEVTTSNEEDGIAVVLERLLGAA; from the coding sequence GTGAGCCCGGCCCCGTTCCCGTACAAGCTCGTCGCGACCGATCTCGACGGCACGCTGCTGCGTGGCGACGACACCGTCTCGGAACGCACCCGTGAAGCGCTCGCCGCGGCCACCGCGGCGGGCGCGGCGCACATCATCGTCACCGGTCGGGCCGTGCCCTGGACCCGGCACGTGCTGGACGATCTCGGCTACAAGGGGATCGCCGTGTGCGGGCAGGGGGCGCAGGTCTACGACGCGGGTGCGCACCGGCTGCTGACCTCGGTGACCCTGGACCGGCAGCTGGCCGGTCTGGCGCTGTCGAAGCTGGAGGCCGAGGTCGGCCCGCTGGCCTTGGCGGCCAGTCGGGACGGGGTGGACGGCGAGGTCCTGTTCGGGCCCGGGTACCAGGTGCAGGAAGGCCTTCCGGCCCTCTACCTGGAGGATGCCAAGGCGCTCTGGGCGGCTCCGCTGAACAAGCTCTACATCCAGCACCCGGAGCTGGACGACGACGCTCTCGTCAAGGTGGCCCGCGAGACGGTGGGCAGCCTGGTCGACATCGTCATGGCGGGTCCCGGCATCGTCGAGATCCTGCCGTTGGGTCTGACCAAGGCCACGGGCCTGTCGCTGGCCGCGCGCCGGCTGAAGGTGAAGGCGGCGGAGACGATCGCCTTCGGTGACATGCCCAACGACATCCCGATGTTCGGCTGGGCCGCGCACGGGGTGGCGATGGCCAATGCCCACGCCGAGCTCAAAGCTGTGGCCGACGAGGTGACGACCTCCAACGAGGAGGACGGCATCGCGGTGGTGCTGGAGCGTCTGCTGGGCGCCGCATAA
- a CDS encoding sensor histidine kinase: protein MSLDLRSSYAPLLALAGTVGLLGGFLGAPPTWLLAWVGLLLPLLALVARWSPVRAGVGAAVLGVAAVALWPVPLMWGPASWLEVCGAAAFWAVPALGALAAGGHLRRQASRMRQAARDGRRDQQLELARDLHDFVAHDVSAIVVQAQAARFVADKDPEQAVRALERIEAAGLGALASMDRTVHALREAAGARSAPVPGTSELPGLVERFEGGVLDADPAAARALSREADTTAYRVAVEALTNVRRHAPGAAVVRVRLHRAAEGIELSVANSAPARGAAGLLGLGLRRRSGTGLAGLRGRVEAAGGTLRAGASADGGWRVCAVFPAQGRALG, encoded by the coding sequence ATGTCCCTCGATCTTCGGTCCTCTTACGCCCCGTTACTCGCCCTGGCCGGAACCGTCGGCCTCCTCGGGGGGTTCCTGGGGGCGCCCCCGACATGGTTGCTGGCCTGGGTGGGTCTACTGCTGCCGCTGCTGGCCCTGGTGGCCCGCTGGTCCCCTGTGCGTGCGGGAGTCGGCGCGGCCGTACTGGGCGTGGCGGCCGTCGCGCTGTGGCCGGTACCGCTGATGTGGGGGCCGGCGTCGTGGCTGGAGGTCTGCGGGGCGGCGGCGTTCTGGGCGGTGCCCGCGCTCGGGGCCTTGGCGGCCGGGGGCCATCTACGCCGTCAGGCGAGCCGGATGCGCCAGGCCGCCCGGGACGGCCGACGGGACCAGCAGCTGGAACTGGCCCGGGATCTGCACGACTTCGTGGCGCACGACGTGAGCGCCATCGTGGTGCAGGCCCAGGCGGCCAGATTCGTGGCGGACAAGGATCCGGAGCAGGCGGTCCGTGCGCTGGAGCGGATCGAGGCGGCGGGGCTCGGCGCGCTCGCCTCGATGGACCGGACGGTACACGCGCTGCGGGAGGCGGCCGGTGCGCGGTCCGCCCCGGTACCGGGGACCTCGGAGCTGCCGGGTCTGGTGGAGCGGTTCGAGGGCGGGGTACTGGACGCCGATCCGGCGGCGGCCCGGGCGTTGTCGCGGGAGGCGGACACCACCGCCTACCGGGTGGCCGTGGAGGCGTTGACGAACGTACGCCGGCACGCGCCGGGGGCGGCGGTCGTACGGGTGCGCCTGCACCGGGCCGCGGAGGGGATCGAGCTGAGCGTGGCCAACTCGGCGCCGGCCCGGGGCGCGGCGGGACTGCTGGGACTGGGGCTGCGGCGACGGAGCGGAACGGGGCTGGCCGGTCTGCGCGGCAGGGTGGAGGCGGCGGGCGGGACGCTGCGGGCCGGCGCGAGCGCCGACGGCGGGTGGCGGGTTTGCGCCGTCTTCCCGGCCCAGGGGCGCGCCCTCGGGTGA
- a CDS encoding response regulator, whose translation MTTRILIADDQDDIRSGFRLILDSQPDMTVVGEAADGESAVTLARELRPDVVLADIRMPRLDGLEVTRLLAPQTRVVVVTTFDLDDYVHTALRNGACGFLLKRSGPTLLIEGVRAAMAGDTLISPQITVRLLSRLAQAGPVARPAAHPLTEREVEIVRLVARGLTNAEIGAELFISAGTAKTHIANVQAKLGARNRVGIAAWAWEHGVAEPDTATGSHDAP comes from the coding sequence GTGACCACACGCATCCTGATAGCCGACGACCAAGATGACATCCGCAGCGGATTCCGGCTGATCCTGGACTCACAGCCGGACATGACCGTGGTGGGGGAGGCCGCGGACGGGGAGAGCGCGGTGACGCTGGCCCGGGAACTGCGGCCCGACGTGGTGCTCGCGGACATCCGGATGCCGCGGCTCGACGGGTTGGAGGTGACCCGGCTGCTGGCGCCGCAGACACGGGTGGTGGTGGTGACCACCTTCGACCTGGACGACTACGTGCACACCGCGCTCCGCAACGGCGCCTGCGGCTTTCTGCTGAAGCGGTCCGGGCCGACGTTGCTGATCGAAGGGGTCCGGGCGGCTATGGCGGGGGACACGCTGATCAGTCCGCAGATCACGGTGCGGCTGCTGAGCCGCCTGGCGCAGGCGGGTCCGGTCGCCCGCCCCGCGGCGCATCCGCTGACGGAGCGGGAGGTGGAGATCGTGCGTCTGGTGGCGCGGGGGCTCACCAATGCCGAGATCGGCGCCGAGCTGTTCATCAGCGCGGGTACGGCCAAGACCCACATCGCGAACGTCCAGGCCAAGCTGGGGGCCCGCAACCGGGTGGGAATCGCCGCGTGGGCCTGGGAGCACGGCGTCGCCGAACCGGATACGGCGACGGGCTCGCACGACGCCCCCTGA
- a CDS encoding rhomboid-like protein, with the protein MVAHTEPEPSRPLRSWIRSSPGTHIWLLIIAVTSVIVAIAPDQVDSVLLHRNSSNINQLVKYPVRALISSAFWIANPASLALYAVLFEVFHAPVERWLGTLRWLLIVATAHIVATLVSQKILLTAIQDHRAPHSMTHVVDIGVSYGLAASIGVLTYRLPGPWRWLYLAGAVAFFGMPLVTGGTFTDLGHAIALSVGLLSWPLTRNVVSRET; encoded by the coding sequence ATGGTCGCGCACACCGAGCCGGAGCCGTCCAGGCCACTGCGGTCCTGGATACGCTCCTCGCCCGGAACGCACATCTGGCTACTGATCATCGCCGTGACCAGCGTCATCGTCGCGATCGCACCCGACCAGGTCGACAGCGTCCTGCTCCACCGCAACAGCAGCAACATCAACCAGCTCGTCAAATACCCCGTCCGGGCGCTCATCAGCAGTGCCTTCTGGATCGCGAACCCGGCCTCGCTCGCCCTCTACGCCGTGCTCTTCGAGGTGTTCCACGCCCCCGTCGAACGCTGGCTCGGCACCCTGCGCTGGCTCCTGATCGTCGCGACCGCCCATATCGTCGCCACCTTGGTCAGCCAGAAGATCCTCCTGACGGCCATCCAGGACCACCGGGCCCCGCACAGCATGACCCACGTCGTCGACATCGGCGTCAGCTACGGCCTAGCAGCCTCCATCGGCGTCCTCACCTACCGGCTCCCCGGCCCCTGGAGATGGCTCTACCTGGCCGGAGCGGTCGCCTTCTTCGGGATGCCCCTGGTCACCGGCGGCACCTTCACGGACCTCGGCCACGCCATCGCGCTCTCCGTCGGTCTGCTCTCCTGGCCACTCACCCGCAACGTCGTTTCACGTGAAACATGA
- a CDS encoding ABC transporter permease translates to MYEPTVARLTYRALLGRRRALILFALPALLIVIALVVRAFVGVDDKVAADLLGGFALATMVPLIGVIAGTGAIGPEIDDGSIVYLLAKPVKRPKIIMTKLIVAISVTMVFSAIPTLIAGFILNGNGQQIAVAYTIAALVASIAYSALFLLLGTVSRHAVVFGLVYALIWESLFGSLVSGAKTLSVQQWALSVAEKVAGDGYVDATVGLPTAVILLCAVTVAATVYAGQKLRRLTLAGEE, encoded by the coding sequence ATGTACGAACCCACCGTTGCCCGGCTCACCTACCGGGCCCTGCTCGGCCGGCGCCGCGCGCTGATCCTCTTCGCGCTGCCCGCCCTGCTGATCGTCATCGCCCTCGTCGTCCGTGCCTTCGTCGGCGTGGACGACAAGGTGGCGGCCGACCTCCTCGGCGGCTTCGCCCTCGCCACCATGGTCCCGCTGATCGGTGTCATCGCCGGCACCGGAGCCATCGGTCCCGAGATCGACGACGGCTCCATCGTCTACCTGCTCGCCAAGCCGGTGAAGCGTCCGAAGATCATCATGACCAAGCTGATCGTGGCGATCTCCGTCACGATGGTCTTCTCCGCGATCCCCACCCTGATCGCCGGATTCATCCTCAACGGGAACGGTCAGCAGATCGCCGTCGCCTACACGATCGCCGCCCTCGTGGCCTCGATCGCCTACAGCGCGCTGTTCCTGCTGCTCGGCACCGTCAGCCGGCACGCGGTGGTCTTCGGCCTGGTCTACGCCCTGATCTGGGAGTCGCTCTTCGGCAGCCTGGTCTCCGGAGCCAAGACCCTCAGCGTCCAGCAGTGGGCCCTGTCCGTCGCCGAGAAGGTCGCCGGGGACGGGTACGTCGACGCCACCGTCGGCCTGCCCACCGCCGTGATCCTGCTCTGCGCGGTCACCGTCGCCGCCACCGTCTACGCGGGCCAGAAGCTCCGCCGCCTCACCCTGGCGGGCGAGGAGTAG
- a CDS encoding ABC transporter ATP-binding protein yields the protein MTTIHIDHTSRWFGNVVAVNDVTMNIGPGVTGLLGPNGAGKSTLINMMGGFLAPSTGTVTLDGAPIWQNEQVYKQIGVVPEREAMYDFLTGREFVVANAELHGLDDTAAQRALATVEMEYAQDRKIATYSKGMRQRVKMASALVHDPAVLLLDEPFNGMDPRQRMQLMDLLRRMGDEGRTVLFSSHILEEVEQLASHIEVVVAGRHAASGDFRKIRRLMTDRPHRYLIRSSDDRVLAAALIADPSTAGIEVDLKEGALRIQAVDFGRFTELLPRVAREHGIRLLTVSPSDESLESVFSYLVAA from the coding sequence GTGACCACCATCCACATCGACCACACCTCCCGCTGGTTCGGGAACGTCGTCGCCGTCAACGACGTGACGATGAACATCGGCCCCGGCGTCACCGGGCTCCTGGGTCCCAACGGCGCCGGGAAGTCCACCCTCATCAACATGATGGGCGGGTTCCTCGCTCCCTCCACGGGCACCGTCACCCTCGACGGCGCGCCGATCTGGCAGAACGAGCAGGTCTACAAGCAGATCGGTGTCGTGCCCGAGCGCGAGGCCATGTACGACTTCCTCACGGGCCGGGAGTTCGTCGTCGCCAACGCCGAACTCCACGGCCTCGACGACACGGCCGCCCAGCGGGCGCTCGCCACCGTCGAGATGGAGTACGCCCAGGACCGCAAGATCGCCACGTACTCCAAGGGCATGCGCCAGCGCGTGAAGATGGCCTCGGCCCTCGTCCACGACCCGGCCGTCCTGCTCCTCGACGAGCCGTTCAACGGCATGGACCCGCGCCAGCGCATGCAGCTCATGGACCTGCTGCGGCGCATGGGCGACGAGGGACGCACCGTCCTGTTCTCCTCCCACATCCTGGAGGAGGTCGAGCAACTCGCCTCGCACATCGAGGTGGTCGTGGCCGGCCGGCACGCCGCCTCCGGCGACTTCCGCAAGATCCGCCGCCTGATGACGGACCGCCCGCACCGGTACCTCATCCGCTCCTCCGACGACCGGGTCCTCGCCGCGGCCCTGATCGCCGATCCCTCCACCGCCGGCATCGAGGTCGACCTCAAGGAAGGCGCGCTGCGCATCCAGGCCGTCGACTTCGGCCGCTTCACCGAGCTGCTGCCCCGCGTGGCCCGGGAACACGGCATCCGGCTGCTGACGGTCTCGCCCTCCGACGAGTCCCTCGAGTCGGTCTTCTCCTACCTCGTCGCGGCCTGA